In the genome of Streptomyces aquilus, the window CGGCGTGGTGAACGGGGACACGGGCTACATCCTGTCCTACGGCGCCCTGATGATCGGGATCTCGCTGGCCCAGGTCGTGTGCAACATCGGGGCCGTCTACTACGGCGCCCGGACGGCCGCGGCGCTCGGCCGGGACGTGCGGGCCGCGGTCTTCGACAGGGTGCAGTCGTTCTCGGCCCGTGAAGTGGGCCACTTCGGCGCGCCCTCGCTGATCACGCGGACCACGAACGACGTCCAGCAGGTGCAGATGCTGGCGCTGATGACGTTCACCCTGATGGTCTCGGCGCCCATCATGTGCGTGGGCGGCATCGTCCTCGCCCTCGGCCTGGACGTGCCGCTGTCGGCGGTGCTGGTCGCCGTCGTACCGACGCTGGGCATCTGCGTGACGCTGATCGTACGGCGGCTGCGGCCGCTGTTCAGGTCCATGCAGGTGCGGCTGGACACCGTGAACCGGGTGCTGCGCGAGCAGATCACCGGCAACCGCGTGATCCGGGCCTTCGTGCGGGACCAGTACGAGGAGGAGCGGTTCCGGAAGGCCAACGGCGACCTCACCGCGATGTCCCTGGCCACCGGCAACATGCTCGCCCTGATGTTCCCCGTGGTCATGACGACGGTGAACCTGTCGTCGATCGCGGTGGTGTGGTTCGGCGCCCACCGCATCGACAGCGGCGGCATGCAGATCGGCGACCTGACGGCGTTCCTCGCCTATCTGATGCAGATCGTGATGTCCGTGATGATGGCCACCTTCATGTTCATGATGGTGCCGCGTGCGGAGGTGTGCGCCGAGCGCATCCAGGAGGTCCTCGACACCGACTCCAGCGTGGTCCCGCCGCTCGCCCCCGTCACCGAGCTGCGCCGGCACGGGCACCTGGAGATCCGGGGCGCGGGCTTCCGCTACCCGGGTGCCGAGGAGCCGGTGCTGAAGGCCGTCGACCTGGTGGCCCGGCCCGGTGAGGTGACCGCCGTGATCGGCTCGACCGGCAGCGGCAAGTCGACGCTGCTGGGGCTGGTGCCGCGGCTGTTCGACGCGACCGAGGGCGAGGTGCTGGTCGACGGGGTCCCCGTCGCGGACGTGGAAGCGACGCTGCTGGCGAGGACGGTCGGGCTCGTGCCGCAGAAGCCGTACCTGTTCGCGGGGACCGTGGCGACGAACCTGCGCTACGGCAACCCGGACGCCACGGACGAGGAGCTGTGGCACGCGCTGGAGGTGGCGCAGGCCAAGGGCTTCGTCGAGCAGCTGGAGAACGGCCTCGACTCCCCCATCGCCCAGGGCGGCACGAACGTCTCCGGCGGTCAGCGGCAGCGGCTGGCGATCGCCCGGACGCTGGTCCAGCGGCCCGAGATCTATCTCTTCGACGACTCCTTCTCCGCGCTCGACTACGCCACCGACGCGGCGCTGCGCGCGGCGCTCGCCGCGGAGACGGCGGAGGCGACCGTCGTGATCGTCGCCCAGCGGGTGGCGACCATCCGCGACGCCGACCGGATCGTCGTCCTCGACGAGGGCCGGGTCGTCGGCACCGGCACGCACCGTGAACTGATGGCGGACAACGAGACCTACCGGGAGATCGTGCTCTCCCAGCTGACGGAAGCGGAGGCTGCCTGATGGCCGGGCCCATGGGGCGGATGATGGCCGGCGGCGGCCCGGACAGCCGTTCGCTGGACTTCAAGGTGTCCGGACGGCGGCTGATCGGACAGTTCCGGCCGGAGCGGTTCACCATTTACGCGCTGCTGGCCTGTGTGGTGGTCAGCGTCGGCCTGAACTCGATCGGGCCGTGGATCCTCGGCAAGGCCACCGACCTGGTCTTCGCCGGCATCATCGGCCGGCAGATGCCGGCCGGGGCCTCGAAGGAGGAGGTCCTCGCCGGGATGCGCGAGCGCGGTGACTCCGCGATCGCCGACATGCTGAGCGGCACCGACTTCACCCCCGGCGAGGGCATCGACTTCACCGCCGTGGGACATGTCCTGCTCCTCGCCACCGGCGCCTTCGCCGTCGCGGGGCTGCTGATGGCGGTGGCGACCCGGCTGGTGAACCGGGCCGTGAACCGCACGATGTTCCGGCTGCGCGAGGACGTGCAGACGAAGATGTCGCGGCTGCCGCTGTCGTACTTCGACAAGCGCCAGCGCGGCGAGGTGCTGTCCCGGGCGACGAACGACATCGACAACATCGGGCAGACCCTCCAGCAGTCGATGGGCCAGCTCATCAACTCGCTGCTGACGATCATCGGCGTGCTCGCGATGATGTTCTACGTCTCCTGGCTGCTGGCGCTGGTCGCGCTGGTGACTGTGCCGCTGTCGTTCGTCGTCGCCACCCGCGTCGGCAAGCGGTCGCAGCCGCACTTCGTGCAGCAGTGGCGCTCCACCGGCAAGCTCAACGCGCACGTCGAGGAGATGTACACCGGGCACACCCTGGTCAAGGTGTTCGGGCGGCAGGACGAGTCGGCACAGCAGTTCGCCGAGCAGAACGAGGCGCTGTACGAGGCCGGGTTCAAGGCGCAGTTCAACAGCGGGGTCATGCAGCCGCTGATGATGTTCGTGTCGAACCTCAACTACGTGCTGGTCGCGGTCGTCGGCGGGCTGCGGGTCGCGTCGGGTGCCCTCTCCATCGGTGACGTGCAGGCCTTCATCCAGTACTCGCGCCAGTTCTCGATGCCGCTGACGCAGGTCGCGTCCATGGCGAACCTCGTGCAGTCCGGCGTCGCCTCCGCCGAGCGGGTCTTCGAACTCCTCGACGCCGAGGAGCAGCAGGCGGACCCGGTCCCGGGGCTGCGCCCGGAGGAACTGCGCGGACGGGTCGCGCTGGAGCATGTCTCCTTCCGCTACGACCCCGAGAAGCCGCTGATCGAGGACCTGTCCCTGAAGGTCGAGCCCGGCCACACGGTCGCGATCGTCGGCCCGACGGGCGCCGGAAAGACCACGCTGGTCAATCTGTTGATGCGGTTCTACGACGTCTCCGGCGGCCGGATCACCCTCGACGGGGTGGACATCGCGAAGATGTCCCGGGACGAACTGCGGGCCCAGATCGGCATGGTGCTCCAGGACACCTGGCTGTTCGGCGGCACCATCGCGGAGAACATCGCGTACGGCGCCTCCCGCGAGGTCACCCGCGGCGAGATCGAGGAGGCCGCGCGCGCCGCGCACGCCGACCGGTTCGTCCGGACGCTGCCCGACGGCTACGACACGGTGATCGACGACGAGGGCACGGGCGTCAGCGCCGGTGAGAAGCAGCTCATCACCATCGCGCGGGCGTTCCTGTCCGACCCGACGATCCTGGTCCTCGACGAGGCCACGTCGTCCGTCGACACCCGCACCGAGGTGCTGATCCAGAAGGCGATGGCCAAACTCGCCCACGGCCGCACGTCGTTCGTGATCGCCCACCGCCTCTCCACCATCCGGGACGCGGACACGATCCTGGTGATGGAGAACGGCTCGATCGTGGAACAGGGCGCGCACGCGGACCTGTTGGAGGCGGACGGCGCCTACGCCCGCCTGTACAAGGCGCAGTTCGCGCAGGCGGTGGCAGAAGTGGATTAGCTGTGCGGGGGCTGCTTCGGCAGCCCCCTCCTCTAATCCAGGTAACCCCTCAGCTGATCCGCGAATGCGTGATCGCGGAGCTTGTTGAGCGTCTTCGACTCGATCTGCCGGATCCGCTCCCGCGTCACGCCGAAGATGCGGCCTATCTCCTCCAGCGTGCGGGGACGCCCGTCGACCAGCCCGTACCGGAGTTGGACGACCTTGCGCTCACGCTCGCCCAGAGTCGACAGCACCACCTCCAGATGCTCCCTGAGCAGCAGGAACGCCGCCGACTCCACGGGTGACGTCGCGTCGCCGTCCTCGATGAGGTCGCCCAGCGCGACGTCGTCCTCCTCGCCCACCGGCGCATGCAGCGACACCGGTTCCTGGGCCAGCCGCAGCACCTCGCTGACGCGTTCCGGCGCGAGGTCGAGGTGGCCCGCCACCTCCTCCGGCGTCGGTTCGTAGCCGCGTTCCTGCAGCATGCGGCGCTGGACGCGGACGACCCGGTTGATCAGCTCGACGACATGGACCGGCACCCGGATGGTGCGGGCCTGGTCGGCGAGGGCGCGGGACATGGCCTGGCGGATCCACCAGGTGGCGTACGTCGAGAACTTGTAGCCACGGGCGTAGTCGAACTTCTCGACCGCGCGGATCAGGCCCAGGTTCCCTTCCTGGACCAGGTCGAGCATGGTCAGGCCGCGGCCGACGTACCGTTTGGCCACCGACACCACCAGGCGCAGGTTCGCCTCGATGAGGCGGCGCTTGGCCATGCGGCCCAACACGACCAGGCGGTCCAGGTCGAGGGCGAGCTGGCTGTCGAGGTCGGGTGTGGTGCTGAGCTTCTCTTCGGCGAACAGGCCGGCCTCGACGCGCCGGGCGAGTTCGACCTCCTCGGCCGCGGTGAGCAGCGGGATGCGGCCGATCTCGCGGAGGTACTGGCGGAACAGGTCGGAGGACGGGCCGCTGGTGTCGGCGCGGTTGCGGGCGGCCGGTTCCGGGGCCTCGACCGGCTCGGGCGCCTCCGCGGCCTCCGCGCTCTCCAGCGCGTCGGCGGGCGGCTCTTCCGGCTCGGTCTCGGGGTGGTGCACGACACGGTTCTGCGGGGGGACCGCGACGAGAACGTCGGTCTCGGCGTCCGGTTCCGTGGCGTCCGTACTGTTCTCGGTCTGGGTCAGGGTCTGGGTCTGCACGGGGGCGACCTCCAGGATGATCGCTGCGGAGGAGTGCGGCAGCGCTGTTTCGGGGACGGAGTCGGCGGCCTCGCCGCTGTCCGTCCCGTACGCGATGAGCGGAACCGCGAGGGTCTGGGACCCGTTGGGGACGGATCTGCTGCGCTCCGAGGACTCAGGCACCGGAACCCAGTGTGGAGTACGACACATCGCCGCCACGAGGGGCGTGCGGTGACTTTTTGAGTCCGGTCCGTGACCGGGTGGTTACCCTGACGGACGCGACACGCTCAGAGAGCTGCGGCTCCGTGCTCCCGCAGTGCCTGGTCGTACTGCTGGAGCACCCACAATTCGTTCTGCACGGCGGCCAGTTCCGCCGGGTCTCCGTGCGTTCCGAGGCGGGTGAGGGTGCTCTGGATGTCGCGGACGCGGCGCTCCACGGCCCGGCGGCGGACCGCCACCAGCTGGATGCCCGCGTAGATCTCGTCGACGGTCTTGCGCATGATCGCCTCGACGGCGAGCTCCGTGACCATCGCGCGGACCGCGTCGTCGGGGGCGGCCTCGCGGACCCGGACCAGATAGTCCTGGGCGTCCTGCGTGCCGTACTCGGCGCCGCCCGCTTCCATGATCGCCTGGCGTACGGCGGCGTAGGGGGCCGCGGTGAACTCGTCGATGCCGTAGGCGTCGAAGGCCGGGGAGACCAACTCGGGGCGCTGGAGGGCGAGTTTGAGCAGCTCGCGCTCGGTGGCGTAGACGGGGTTGCGGAGCTGGAGCGCGGGGCCGCCGGCCGCGGTGCGCCGGGTGGCCTCGTACGGCTGCTGGGGGCCGCGGGCCGGTGCGGGGGCGCCCTTGCCGCCGCGGTCGCGGGCCCAGCGGGCCAGTTGGGCGACGCGCTTGACGACGAACTGGGTGTCGAGGATGCCGAGCATGCCGGCGAGCTGGACGGCGACCTCGTGCTGCGCGCCGCTGTTCTTGATGCGGGCGACGATCGGGGCGGCCTCGTCGAGGGCCGCGGCGCGGCCCGCCGGGGTGTCGAGGTCGTAGCGGACGACGATCTGGCGGAGCGCGAACTCGAAGAGCGGGGTGCGGGGTTCGACCAGGTCGGCGACGGCTTCGTCGCCCTTGGCGAGGCGCAGTTCGCAAGGGTCCATGCCGTCGGGGGCGATGGCGATGTAGGTCTCGGCGGCGAACTTCTGGTCGTCCTCGAAGGCGCGCAGGGCGGCCTTCTGGCCGGCGGCGTCGCCGTCGAAGGTGAAGATCACGCGGGCGCTGCCGTTGTCCATCAGCAGCCGGCGGAGGATCTTGATGTGGTCGCCGCCGAAGGCGGTGCCGCAGGTCGCGATGGCGGTGGTCACGCCCGCCAGGTGGCAGGCCATGACGTCGGTGTAGCCCTCGACGACGACCGCGCGGGACGCCTTGGCGATGTCCTTCTTCGCGAGGTCGATGCCGTAGAGGACCTGGGACTTCCGGTAGATCGCGGTGTCGGGCGTGTTGAGGTACTTCGGGCCGGTGTCCGCCTCGTAGAGCTTGCGGGCGCCGAAGCCGACCACGTCGCCGCCGATGTCGCGGATCGGCCACATCAGACGGCCGCGGAAGCGGTCGATGGGGCCGCGGCGGCCCTCCTGGGACAGGCCCGACAGGAGGAGTTCCTTGTCGGTGAAGCCCTTGCCCCGGAGGTAGCGGGTGAGGTGGTCCCAGCCCTGGGGGCTGTAGCCGACGGAGAAGTGCTCGGCGGCGGCCTGGTCGAAGCCGCGCTCGGCGAGGAACTTGCGGCCGGTGTCGGCCTCCGGGCTGGTGGCGAGCTGTTCCCTGTACCAGTCGGCGGCGATCTTGTGGGCCTCGACCAGGCGGATGCGTTCGCCGCGCTGGTGGGCCGGGTTGTACCCGCCCTCCTCGTAGCGCAGGGTGATGCCGGCCTGGGCGGCCAGGCGCTCGACCGCCTCGGAGAAGGTGAGGTGGTCGACCTTCATCACGAACGTGATGGTGTCGCCGCCCTCCTGGCAGCCGAAGCAGTGGAAGAGTCCCTTGCTCGGGCTGACCTGGAAGGACGGCGACTTCTCGTCATGGAACGGACAGAGGCCCTTGAGGTTGCCACCGCCCGCGTTGCGCAGCTGGAGGTACTCGGACACCACGGCGTCGATCGGGACCGCGTCCCGTACCGCCTTCACGTCCTCGTCATTGATCCGTCCTGCCACGCGTGAATTCTACGGTGGTGGACTGACACTCAAGAGACGAGGCTGTCGAGCGGAACGTGTGGGTCCGCCAGTGCCTCCGTGTCCACCTGGGTCTTCGTGCGGATCAGCTGCTGGATCGGGTCCGTGACGTCCCACACGTTCACGTTCATCCCGGCCAGCACGCGGCCCTCCTTCACCCAGAACGCGATGAACTCACGCTTTCCGGCGTCCCCGCGAATCACCACTTCGTCGTACGACCCCGGGGGCGCCCAGCCGCTGTACTCCATCCCCAGGTCGTACTGGTCGGAGAAGAAGTAGGGGACCCGGTCGTAGACGAGGTCCTGGCCGAGCATCGCGCGGGCCGCGGCGGGGCCGCCGTTGAGGGCGTTGGCCCAGTGCTCCACGCGCAGCCTGCTGTCGAAGAGGGCGTGGTGGAAGGAGGCGACGTCACCGGCCGCGTGGATGTCGGGGTCGGAGGTGCGCAGCCGGTCGTCGACCGCGACGCCGCCGCCGTGCGCCCGGTCGGCGAGCTCCAGGCCCGCCGCCTCCGCGAGGGCGGTGCGCGGGGCCGCGCCGATCGCGGCGAGGACGTCGTGCGCCGGGTGTTCCTCGCCGTCGTCGGTGCGGGCGGCCAGCACCATGCCGTCCTGGCCGACGATCTCGGTGAGCTGGGCGCCGAAGTGGAAGCGCACGCCGTGCTCCCGGTGCAGGT includes:
- the dnaG gene encoding DNA primase, whose product is MAGRINDEDVKAVRDAVPIDAVVSEYLQLRNAGGGNLKGLCPFHDEKSPSFQVSPSKGLFHCFGCQEGGDTITFVMKVDHLTFSEAVERLAAQAGITLRYEEGGYNPAHQRGERIRLVEAHKIAADWYREQLATSPEADTGRKFLAERGFDQAAAEHFSVGYSPQGWDHLTRYLRGKGFTDKELLLSGLSQEGRRGPIDRFRGRLMWPIRDIGGDVVGFGARKLYEADTGPKYLNTPDTAIYRKSQVLYGIDLAKKDIAKASRAVVVEGYTDVMACHLAGVTTAIATCGTAFGGDHIKILRRLLMDNGSARVIFTFDGDAAGQKAALRAFEDDQKFAAETYIAIAPDGMDPCELRLAKGDEAVADLVEPRTPLFEFALRQIVVRYDLDTPAGRAAALDEAAPIVARIKNSGAQHEVAVQLAGMLGILDTQFVVKRVAQLARWARDRGGKGAPAPARGPQQPYEATRRTAAGGPALQLRNPVYATERELLKLALQRPELVSPAFDAYGIDEFTAAPYAAVRQAIMEAGGAEYGTQDAQDYLVRVREAAPDDAVRAMVTELAVEAIMRKTVDEIYAGIQLVAVRRRAVERRVRDIQSTLTRLGTHGDPAELAAVQNELWVLQQYDQALREHGAAAL
- a CDS encoding ABC transporter ATP-binding protein, encoding MLIRLLRTYLRPYKKPIGVLVLLQFLQTCATLYLPTLNADIIDHGVVNGDTGYILSYGALMIGISLAQVVCNIGAVYYGARTAAALGRDVRAAVFDRVQSFSAREVGHFGAPSLITRTTNDVQQVQMLALMTFTLMVSAPIMCVGGIVLALGLDVPLSAVLVAVVPTLGICVTLIVRRLRPLFRSMQVRLDTVNRVLREQITGNRVIRAFVRDQYEEERFRKANGDLTAMSLATGNMLALMFPVVMTTVNLSSIAVVWFGAHRIDSGGMQIGDLTAFLAYLMQIVMSVMMATFMFMMVPRAEVCAERIQEVLDTDSSVVPPLAPVTELRRHGHLEIRGAGFRYPGAEEPVLKAVDLVARPGEVTAVIGSTGSGKSTLLGLVPRLFDATEGEVLVDGVPVADVEATLLARTVGLVPQKPYLFAGTVATNLRYGNPDATDEELWHALEVAQAKGFVEQLENGLDSPIAQGGTNVSGGQRQRLAIARTLVQRPEIYLFDDSFSALDYATDAALRAALAAETAEATVVIVAQRVATIRDADRIVVLDEGRVVGTGTHRELMADNETYREIVLSQLTEAEAA
- a CDS encoding ABC transporter ATP-binding protein yields the protein MAGPMGRMMAGGGPDSRSLDFKVSGRRLIGQFRPERFTIYALLACVVVSVGLNSIGPWILGKATDLVFAGIIGRQMPAGASKEEVLAGMRERGDSAIADMLSGTDFTPGEGIDFTAVGHVLLLATGAFAVAGLLMAVATRLVNRAVNRTMFRLREDVQTKMSRLPLSYFDKRQRGEVLSRATNDIDNIGQTLQQSMGQLINSLLTIIGVLAMMFYVSWLLALVALVTVPLSFVVATRVGKRSQPHFVQQWRSTGKLNAHVEEMYTGHTLVKVFGRQDESAQQFAEQNEALYEAGFKAQFNSGVMQPLMMFVSNLNYVLVAVVGGLRVASGALSIGDVQAFIQYSRQFSMPLTQVASMANLVQSGVASAERVFELLDAEEQQADPVPGLRPEELRGRVALEHVSFRYDPEKPLIEDLSLKVEPGHTVAIVGPTGAGKTTLVNLLMRFYDVSGGRITLDGVDIAKMSRDELRAQIGMVLQDTWLFGGTIAENIAYGASREVTRGEIEEAARAAHADRFVRTLPDGYDTVIDDEGTGVSAGEKQLITIARAFLSDPTILVLDEATSSVDTRTEVLIQKAMAKLAHGRTSFVIAHRLSTIRDADTILVMENGSIVEQGAHADLLEADGAYARLYKAQFAQAVAEVD
- a CDS encoding NAD(P)/FAD-dependent oxidoreductase, with the protein product MVDADQTFVIVGGGLAGAKAAETLRAEGFTGRVILICDERDHPYERPPLSKGYLLGKEERDSVFVHEPAWYARNDIELHLGQTVDAIDRAAKTVRFGDDGTLVHYDKLLLATGAEPRRLDIPGTDLAGVHHLRRLAHAERLKGVLAALGRDNGHLVIAGAGWIGLEVAAAAREYGAEVTIIEPAPTPLHGVLGPELGSLFADLHREHGVRFHFGAQLTEIVGQDGMVLAARTDDGEEHPAHDVLAAIGAAPRTALAEAAGLELADRAHGGGVAVDDRLRTSDPDIHAAGDVASFHHALFDSRLRVEHWANALNGGPAAARAMLGQDLVYDRVPYFFSDQYDLGMEYSGWAPPGSYDEVVIRGDAGKREFIAFWVKEGRVLAGMNVNVWDVTDPIQQLIRTKTQVDTEALADPHVPLDSLVS
- a CDS encoding RNA polymerase sigma factor; the encoded protein is MPESSERSRSVPNGSQTLAVPLIAYGTDSGEAADSVPETALPHSSAAIILEVAPVQTQTLTQTENSTDATEPDAETDVLVAVPPQNRVVHHPETEPEEPPADALESAEAAEAPEPVEAPEPAARNRADTSGPSSDLFRQYLREIGRIPLLTAAEEVELARRVEAGLFAEEKLSTTPDLDSQLALDLDRLVVLGRMAKRRLIEANLRLVVSVAKRYVGRGLTMLDLVQEGNLGLIRAVEKFDYARGYKFSTYATWWIRQAMSRALADQARTIRVPVHVVELINRVVRVQRRMLQERGYEPTPEEVAGHLDLAPERVSEVLRLAQEPVSLHAPVGEEDDVALGDLIEDGDATSPVESAAFLLLREHLEVVLSTLGERERKVVQLRYGLVDGRPRTLEEIGRIFGVTRERIRQIESKTLNKLRDHAFADQLRGYLD